Proteins co-encoded in one Acipenser ruthenus chromosome 3, fAciRut3.2 maternal haplotype, whole genome shotgun sequence genomic window:
- the LOC117435268 gene encoding junctional cadherin 5-associated protein-like, with translation MYSVEDLLISHGYKLPKNAPSADKNRYADCHHEITENRSGHATVNGYETDTGAYVYSRQAPAKGYFSENECRESSQRRKAGSGNQGDTQSSGDFHTTDAGFYDGSSGMYSSRQRSERDVAYWRRRGQDFSVLLNYADSGEPRGNNSSKPEGVRRELFAKDPKSERESACLKEQDVVQGKRMITGNRKWQSLGTEEWKPAVGLGRQLSDGDGDKWAQEQHCHRPGGGTVHPKTKGKSQSLPRVLSPESLQFVDMSAATQETCSSQRLNSKYPEEPANKEQWTENSRPGAPVTLLPKPRFSRPLKPPSYEAHQQTRGSSEMIAGVPDPKAKDRAGSYFSKSGEARAEPFSQETAGSNMEPPVYVPPPSYKTPFQQKGNQKTFHEVPNQKYWREVQQVSESRETGKWLSRKADSSWVEHQKDKSILSRKHMYPGFIDDHLGCIQYIPFDDPRLKHMPGRPCGNPLTDFDKTKNIKKEMPTDKVFEQSTQDSAFLIPPGLIYDVASKVSNTEHANSNRWLSASQKGSDNLVASNQNCALYHKDQSNPYQTRMPRQYPQPDQGFAQTVTQVKKFEPGAGMERKRTLNETIFCLVSVPVHLQPNGQSLDQNNNTMTPGTVESAAGKNTGNLQNQTLRSTPSTDLELQALTGRMMNHKAGRKPQPRTDADNKEVGGLKSSQLQKHKELRYSGSWPGDQYRDQETQTSYIEPLQGANQGAPSNQAHNQCHSDFETKELNLDTEGNRYVQHGYPMKGQMCLNPSSNSAFSRTTNFSNQVNKSTAHQIQPSGNLGEKDISAMRCKSKPFSASNGKAAFGQFLLKPVSRRPWDAIEELESINKELQDQIGTRAGGNQFTGDPEMAYEELVNLQIGSCDAEIVNTEVWDQKQVQSSLPEPPPYKTSKMKCVSQCSTIPQDPEYNNMTYVSRSSLKTVGVSRLAQKNNPIPQEHKYGDIRAVSQTSLKSVVTSRTSKQDTPFPSEPLYGDNDAVSQTALKTVSELSKQGKIEPGRKIKKDISIPKVNKEEMSSNSFGIAIKDSSFQEIRSINCNINTQQEERKHVNGLTVVTFLPDKDTTNKSDDDDDDNVSCNWITYKTDKTQSAEDIPENEPLEVRAARILGIDVPVESLAIADQLLELDKPESLTERHAFTKGVTECTNGKSGHVRGELEYSCAGDTAGSVVYVGHKEERELTKARKENNIICQQKCHVENEVKGDPEKGENVSGKFLGSGAIEETMVATAPNSDKKSRSTSRMIEALQGKLASSPSRSVLERMVRMKEVDSVSRMRRLSIKSSDSDEAEHEKTPKQLQQEMGGVFTFTTHRDSLNNHSSQGAAVTRRIITLTQRKGRLREDEEGIYLSDSYDPSRVEKV, from the exons ATGTATAGCGTGGAGGATCTCCTGATTTCACACGGATACAAACTGCCCAAAAATGCTCCTTCAGCCGACAAGAATCGATACGCCGATTGCCACCATGAAATCACAGAGAACAGGTCTGGTCACGCAACTGTGAACGGGTATGAAACAGACACCGGGGCCTACGTTTACAGCAGGCAGGCTCCAGCAAAGGGCTACTTCAGTGAAAATGAATGCAGGGAGAGCAGCCAGAGGAGGAAAGCTGGCAGCGGTAACCAAGGTGACACACAGTCCTCGGGTGATTTTCACACTACAGATGCAGG gTTCTATGATGGATCTTCCGGAATGTATTCCTCGCGGCAAAGGAGCGAGAGAGATGTGGCCTACTGGAGAAGAAGAGGGCAAGATTTCAGTGTTTTACTCAATTACGCCGACAGTGGAGAGCCGAGAGGAAATAACTCTTCAAAACCAGAAGGGGTGAGACGAGAGTTGTTTGCAAAGGATCCGAAAAGTGAAAGAGAAAGTGCGTGCCTGAAAGAGCAAGATGTGGTGCAGGGGAAACGGATGATCACTGGCAACAGGAAGTGGCAAAGCCTGGGCACAGAGGAGTGGAAGCCGGCTGTGGGGTTAGGAAGGCAGCTGTCGGACGGAGACGGAGACAAGTGGGCACAAGAGCAGCACTGCCACAGACCTGGGGGTGGCACCGTTCAtccaaaaacaaaaggaaaatctCAGTCTCTACCTAGAGTACTGTCACCAGAGAGCCTGCAGTTTGTAGACATGTCTGCAGCTACTCAGGAGACGTGCAGCAGCCAGAGACTCAACAGCAAATATCCTGAAGAGCCAGCTAACAAAGAACAATGGACTGAAAACAGCAGGCCAGGGGCTCCCGTTACACTTTTACCAAAGCCCAGGTTTAGCAGGCCGCTCAAACCCCCGTCATATGAGGCCCACCAGCAGACAAGAGGGAGCTCGGAAATGATTGCTGGAGTCCCAGACCCCAAGGCAAAAGATCGAGCCGGATCTTATTTTTCAAAGAGTGGGGAAGCAAGGGCTGAGCCTTTCTCACAGGAGACTGCTGGCTCCAACATGGAGCCTCCAGTTTACGTACCTCCTCCATCTTACAAAACACCTTTTCAACAAAAAGGTAACCAAAAGACCTTTCATGAAGTGCCTAATCAGAAGTACTGGAGGGAGGTTCAGCAGGTGTCAGAAAGcagagagacagggaaatggtTATCAAGGAAGGCTGACAGCTCGTGGGTTGAACACCAGAAGGATAAAAGTATATTAAGCAGGAAACATATGTATCCTGGATTTATAGATGACCATCTAGGATGTATTCAGTACATACCCTTTGATGATCCACGTTTAAAACACATGCCAGGGAGGCCATGTGGAAACCCCTTGACTGACTTTGACAAAACCaagaatataaaaaaagagaTGCCCACTGATAAAGTTTTCGAACAATCCACACAAGATAGTGCCTTTTTAATCCCACCGGGATTAATTTACGATGTGGCGAGCAAAGTGTCTAATACTGAACATGCTAACAGCAATAGATGGCTTAGTGCTTCACAAAAAGGGAGTGATAATCTTGTAGCATCTAACCAAAACTGTGCTCTGTACCACAAAGATCAATCTAATCCTTATCAGACCAGAATGCCCAGGCAATACCCACAACCAGATCAAGGCTTTGCCCAAACTGTAACCCAAGTAAAAAAGTTTGAACCAGGCGcaggaatggagagaaaaagaacaTTGAATGAGACCATATTCTGCCTGGTGTCTGTGCCGGTTCACTTGCAACCAAATGGTCAGAGCTTGGATCagaataataacacaatgactCCGGGCACTGTTGAAAGTGCTGCTGGCAAAAACACAGGAAACTTACAAAACCAAACTCTCCGTAGCACGCCCTCAACGGACTTGGAGTTGCAAGCACTTACTGGACGCATGATGAACCACAAAGCTGGGAGGAAGCCACAGCCGAGGACTGACGCTGATAACAAAGAGGTAGGAGGCCTCAAGTCCAGCCAACTCCAGAAACACAAAGAACTTCGATACTCTGGGTCTTGGCCTGGAGACCAATACAGAGACCAGGAGACACAAACAAGCTACATTGAACCTCTACAAGGTGCTAATCAGGGTGCGCCAAGCAATCAAGCACACAATCAGTGCCATTCCGATTTTGAAACAAAAGAGCTGAATTTGGATACTGAGGGCAATAGATATGTTCAGCATGGGTATCCCATGAAAGGTCAGATGTGCCTGAACCCGTCCAGTAACAGCGCTTTTTCAAGGACAACCAATTTCTCTAACCAGGTAAAcaagagcacagcacaccaaatTCAACCCTCAGGAAATCTAGGGGAGAAGGACATTTCAGCAATGAGATGTAAAAGTAAACCATTCTCTGCCAGCAACGGGAAAGCAGCTTTCGGTCAGTTTCTCCTGAAGCCGGTCAGCCGTCGACCCTGGGATGCAATCGAGGAGCTCGAAAGCATCAACAAAGAGCTTCAGGATCAGATTGGGACCCGCGCTGGTGGTAACCAGTTTACAGGGGACCCTGAGATGGCTTACGAAGAGCTTGTAAATCTACAAATTGGGAGCTGCGacgctgaaattgtaaatacAGAAGTGTGGGATCAGAAGCAGGTACAATCAAGTCTACCAGAGCCACCCCCCTACAAAACCAGCAAAATGAAATGTGTGTCCCAGTGCTCGACCATTCCACAGGACCCTGAATATAATAACATGACTTATGTTTCCCGATCCTCACTGAAGACAGTGGGCGTCAGTAGACTTGCACAAAAAAATAACCCAATTCCACAAGAGCATAAATATGGAGACATTAGGGCAGTTTCCCAGACTTCACTTAAGAGTGTGGTCACCAGTAGAACATCAAAACAAGATACCCCTTTTCCATCAGAGCCTTTATATGGAGACAATGACGCTGTTTCCCAAACTGCACTTAAGACTGTCAGTGAACTGTCAAAGCAAGGTAAAATAGAGCCTGGTAGAAAGATTAAGAAGGACATTTCTATTCCCAAAGTGAACAAGGAGGAGATGAGCTCAAATAGTTTTGGCATCGCCATTAAAGACAGTAGCTTCCAAGAAATTAGGAGCATAAACTGCAATATCAATACTCAACAAGAAGAAAGAAAGCACGTCAATGGTTTAACGGTGGTTACGTTTCTACCAGATAAGGACACCACTAATAaaagtgatgatgatgatgatgataatgtgaGCTGTAATTGGATAACCTACAAGACAGACAAGACACAGAGTGCGGAGGACATCCCTGAAAATGAACCCTTGGAAGTGAGGGCTGCTAGGATATTAGGGATAGACGTCCCGGTTGAATCTCTGGCCATTGCAGACCAGCTCCTGGAATTGGACAAACCAGAGTCTTTGACAGAGAGGCACGCGTTCACTAAAGGTGTAACAGAATGTACAAATGGAAAGTCGGGGCATGTGAGAGGAGAGCTTGAGTATAGCTGCGCAGGTGACACGGCAGGATCCGTGGTGTACGTCGGACATAAGGAGGAACGTGAATTAACAAaagcaagaaaagaaaataatatcaTCTGTCAGCAGAAGTGCCATGTTGAAAACGAAGTTAAAGGAGACCCAGAAAAGGGTGAGAATGTCTCTGGCAAGTTTCTAGGGTCTGGTGCTATTGAGGAAACGATGGTCGCCACCGCTCCTAACTCGGATAAGAAAAGCAGAAGCACATCGAGAATGATTGAGGCCCTGCAGGGTAAGCTGGCTTCCTCCCCAAGCCGGAGCGTATTGGAGCGCATGGTCAGGATGAAGGAGGTGGACTCGGTGTCCCGCATGAGACGCCTGAGCATCAAGAGCTCTGACTCGGACGAGGCGGAACATGAAAAAACACCTAAACAACTGCAGCAGGAAATGGGAGGTGTTTTTACCTTTACCACTCATCGCGACTCACTGAATAACCACTCGTCACAAGGGGCTGCTGTTACAAGAAGAATTATAACGCTGACCCAAAGAAAGGGGAGGCTACGAGAAGATGAAGAAGGCATTTACCTTTCAG ATTCCTATGACCCCAGCAGAGTTGAAAAAGTGTGA